Proteins from a single region of Flavobacterium sp. YJ01:
- a CDS encoding GLPGLI family protein, producing MKKLFFYMTLMLVSVQIQAQKDFQGMAVYESKTQAPKFEGMRGNRDITPEMQKSMEERMKKMLEKTFILNFDKSASIYKEEEKLEAPGQQGGFRVMFGSLTGGGGTFYKDVKAKSYTVDKEFMGKEFLVVDSLPKLNWKLEQETKQIGGYNCFKATAVKAASKTDFRNFRPKNNDDSKKEETKKTSGETKTNFADNFEIPKEIVVTAWYTPEIPVNQGPENYWGLPGLILEINDGTTTILCSKIVLNAKEKVEMKPSKKGKVISQKEYDETVIKKMEEFREMNRGRAGGPPPPMGR from the coding sequence ATGAAGAAATTATTTTTTTACATGACACTAATGCTTGTTTCTGTACAAATTCAGGCTCAAAAAGATTTTCAAGGAATGGCTGTTTATGAGTCAAAAACTCAAGCCCCGAAATTTGAAGGAATGCGCGGAAACAGAGACATTACGCCAGAAATGCAAAAAAGCATGGAAGAGCGTATGAAGAAAATGTTAGAAAAAACCTTTATTTTAAATTTCGATAAATCGGCTTCAATCTATAAAGAAGAAGAAAAACTAGAAGCGCCAGGGCAGCAAGGCGGTTTTCGTGTAATGTTTGGTTCATTGACAGGCGGTGGAGGCACTTTCTATAAAGATGTGAAAGCAAAATCATATACAGTTGATAAAGAATTTATGGGCAAGGAATTTCTTGTTGTAGATTCTCTTCCAAAATTAAACTGGAAATTAGAACAAGAAACCAAACAAATTGGCGGTTATAACTGTTTCAAAGCTACAGCTGTAAAAGCGGCTAGTAAAACCGATTTTAGAAACTTCAGACCTAAGAACAACGACGATTCTAAAAAAGAGGAAACTAAAAAAACTTCTGGAGAAACAAAGACGAACTTTGCGGATAACTTCGAAATACCAAAAGAAATTGTGGTTACGGCTTGGTATACACCAGAAATTCCGGTGAATCAAGGCCCAGAAAATTATTGGGGACTTCCCGGTTTAATTTTAGAAATCAACGACGGAACGACAACAATTCTATGTTCGAAAATTGTTCTAAATGCCAAAGAAAAAGTAGAAATGAAGCCATCTAAAAAAGGAAAAGTAATCTCTCAGAAAGAATACGATGAAACGGTAATTAAAAAAATGGAGGAATTTAGAGAAATGAATCGTGGTCGTGCAGGCGGACCACCACCTCCTATGGGAAGATAA
- a CDS encoding carboxypeptidase-like regulatory domain-containing protein: MNKILFVFALLFTSVCFSQSVRFDGLIQDEQKNPLEMANIMAINNGTKAMDSYGITNDKGKFQLTLKPNTAYTIKVSYLGMKSKEIPVATKSENMTQNIVLDGAGIELEGVEIVREMPVSIKGDTIVYNADSFKSGTEKKLEDVLKKLPGVEVNADGEIEVEGKKVSKLMVEGKDFFDGDTKLGVKNIPADAIDKVQVLRNYNEVSQLKGLENDQDNVAMNIKLKEGKKNFWFGDVTAGIGVAELDSRYIINPKLFYYSPKYSINLITNFNNIGELPLTAQDYFKFTGGFKNMMKKGGSSFNVSSNDLGISLLRNNRAKEIETKFGATNFAYSINKAWNLSGFGILSTSKTELETKSQTTILDSGNKDNRNENTSQKNNLGLFKLSSTYKPSDKFQFDYDILTKLTKQEEYSDLFREQIVKNVATSEDIFTTKKQDPTSVNQNLSLYYTQSTKNIFAFEAQHLYQDENPFYNANLQTAPFDEDVLTGFTPNQNRNDYNQNRFVKTNKLDAKLDYYYMVTPKSNFNITLGNTYSYQNFNSHIFQMLDNGDRNDLNDPQNNNDVDYRFNDAFVGFHYKILTGKFTLTPGVSLHTYQMTNGQLGTDYSQSFTKVLPDFFALYQIKKSETLTYNFSLTNDFTDINQLAAGYVLSNYSSLFRGDRYLENATSQVHSLRYFKYNMFNFENIFANATYTKKVDAIKTKADFDGINQSSVPYNSNLADETFSGMGAYGRSFLKNYKASANASLNWSKFNNIQDSEQRTTESFVQSYTVRASTNYKKLPNIEFGYNLLINKYSGSTFYTDKPFAKLDYYFLDSFSFVSEYEFYHYYNGDKSVDNEYDFLSASLIYQKKNSKWEYKVSATNLLNTRYLNDDNFTQFSTRVSQYTVQPRYIIFSMKYNL; this comes from the coding sequence ATGAATAAAATACTTTTTGTTTTTGCCTTACTTTTTACTTCTGTATGCTTTTCGCAAAGTGTTCGTTTTGATGGTTTAATTCAAGATGAACAGAAAAATCCGCTTGAAATGGCCAATATTATGGCAATTAACAACGGCACAAAAGCAATGGATTCGTACGGAATTACCAATGACAAAGGAAAATTTCAGCTTACTTTAAAACCAAATACTGCTTATACCATAAAAGTAAGTTATCTCGGAATGAAATCTAAAGAAATTCCAGTTGCAACAAAATCTGAAAATATGACTCAAAATATTGTTTTGGATGGAGCAGGAATTGAATTAGAAGGTGTTGAAATTGTTCGCGAAATGCCAGTTTCAATCAAAGGAGATACAATTGTTTACAATGCCGATTCTTTTAAATCTGGAACAGAAAAAAAGCTAGAAGATGTATTGAAAAAACTTCCAGGTGTTGAGGTAAATGCTGATGGAGAAATTGAGGTTGAAGGAAAGAAAGTGAGCAAATTAATGGTAGAAGGCAAAGATTTTTTTGATGGAGATACCAAATTAGGCGTTAAAAATATTCCGGCAGATGCTATTGATAAAGTTCAGGTTTTACGAAATTATAACGAAGTAAGCCAATTAAAAGGTCTTGAAAATGATCAGGATAATGTGGCTATGAATATTAAATTGAAAGAAGGAAAAAAGAACTTTTGGTTTGGAGATGTTACGGCAGGAATTGGCGTTGCAGAATTAGACAGTCGTTATATTATTAACCCAAAACTCTTTTATTATAGTCCGAAATACAGCATTAATTTAATTACCAATTTTAATAATATTGGTGAATTGCCTTTAACAGCACAAGATTATTTTAAGTTCACGGGCGGATTTAAAAACATGATGAAAAAAGGCGGAAGCAGTTTTAATGTTTCTTCTAATGACTTAGGAATTTCACTTTTAAGAAATAATAGAGCCAAAGAAATTGAGACCAAATTTGGCGCAACAAACTTTGCTTATTCGATTAACAAAGCTTGGAATTTGAGCGGTTTCGGAATTCTTTCAACATCAAAAACAGAATTAGAAACTAAATCGCAGACCACAATTTTGGATTCTGGAAATAAGGACAATCGTAACGAAAATACAAGCCAGAAAAATAATTTGGGACTTTTTAAATTAAGTTCAACTTATAAGCCAAGCGACAAATTTCAGTTTGATTATGATATCTTAACCAAATTGACCAAACAAGAAGAATATTCTGATTTGTTTAGAGAACAGATTGTGAAGAATGTTGCGACTTCAGAAGATATTTTTACAACAAAAAAGCAAGATCCAACTTCTGTTAATCAGAATTTGAGTTTGTATTATACGCAAAGCACTAAAAATATTTTTGCATTTGAAGCGCAGCATTTGTATCAGGACGAAAATCCATTTTATAATGCCAATTTACAAACAGCTCCTTTTGATGAGGATGTTTTAACTGGGTTTACTCCAAATCAAAATAGAAATGATTACAATCAGAATCGTTTTGTGAAAACGAATAAGTTGGATGCAAAATTGGATTACTATTATATGGTAACTCCAAAAAGTAATTTCAATATTACATTAGGAAATACATATTCGTATCAGAATTTCAATTCTCATATTTTTCAGATGTTAGATAATGGAGATAGAAATGATTTGAATGATCCTCAAAACAATAATGACGTAGATTACAGATTTAATGATGCTTTCGTCGGTTTTCATTATAAAATTCTAACAGGAAAATTTACCCTGACGCCTGGAGTAAGCTTGCATACTTATCAAATGACAAACGGACAATTGGGAACCGATTATTCTCAAAGTTTTACTAAAGTTTTGCCAGATTTCTTCGCTTTATATCAAATCAAAAAATCAGAGACGTTGACTTATAATTTCTCTTTAACGAATGATTTTACCGATATTAACCAGTTGGCAGCGGGTTATGTTTTGTCTAATTACAGTAGTTTGTTTCGTGGAGATCGTTATTTAGAAAATGCAACTTCTCAGGTTCATTCGCTTCGTTATTTCAAATATAATATGTTCAATTTTGAGAACATTTTTGCCAATGCAACTTATACCAAAAAAGTGGATGCAATTAAAACAAAAGCAGATTTTGATGGAATTAACCAGTCTTCAGTTCCTTATAATTCAAATTTAGCAGATGAAACTTTTTCTGGAATGGGAGCTTACGGACGTTCATTTTTAAAAAACTATAAAGCTTCTGCAAACGCAAGTTTGAACTGGTCAAAATTCAACAACATTCAAGATAGTGAACAAAGAACAACAGAAAGTTTTGTGCAGAGTTATACAGTAAGAGCTTCGACAAATTACAAAAAACTTCCAAATATTGAATTTGGATACAATCTTTTGATTAATAAATACAGCGGATCTACTTTTTATACCGATAAGCCATTTGCCAAATTAGATTATTATTTCTTAGACAGTTTTTCTTTTGTATCTGAATACGAATTTTATCATTATTACAACGGAGATAAATCGGTAGATAATGAATACGATTTTTTAAGTGCTAGTTTAATTTATCAAAAGAAAAACAGCAAATGGGAATATAAAGTCTCGGCAACCAATTTGTTAAATACAAGATATCTTAACGATGATAATTTTACGCAATTCTCTACACGAGTTTCGCAATATACGGTTCAGCCGCGCTACATTATCTTTTCGATGAAATACAATTTATAA